Proteins encoded in a region of the Mixophyes fleayi isolate aMixFle1 chromosome 5, aMixFle1.hap1, whole genome shotgun sequence genome:
- the ANKMY2 gene encoding ankyrin repeat and MYND domain-containing protein 2: MAPKRGDQTDEEKQLVSVISKGNVQEAARLLGSKDVRVNSLDEHGMTPLMHAAYKGKVDMCKLLIQHGADVNCNEHEHGYTALMFACLSGKKEIVWMMLETGADIDVINSVGRTAAQMAAFVGQHDCVTVINNFFPREKLDYYTKPQGLSKEPKLPVKLAGPLHKIITTTNLHPVKIVFLIKENPLLSEPEALKRCSSVLDLICEKCMKQKDMNEVLAVKMHYFSCIFMKCASSLLEQESKLDALIKSLLKERDSDCFPVFQEKFIRESIRKFPYCEATLLQQLVRSIAPVEMGADPTALSVLTQAITGQVGFVDAEFCTTCGEKGADKRCSVCKLVVYCDQNCQKLHWFTHKKVCKILKEKRERQELEAAKEKRRQEKIAAKEAKTAELSGTSEEPQEGETELSEEQHTQVSTEGGDVPEEPAGSPPTDEISSEADQSHTPDATEK; encoded by the exons ATGGCCCCCAAGAGAGGAGACCAGACAGATGAGGAGAAGCAGCTTGTCTCAGTCATTTCTAAAG GAAATGTCCAAGAAGCAGCAAGACTATTGGGCAGTAAAGATGTTCGTGTCAACAGTTTGGACGAG CACGGGATGACCCCGCTCATGCACGCGGCCTACAAGGGGAAGGTGGATATGTGTAAGCTGCTAATACAACACGGTGCCGATGTCAACTGTAACGAGCACGAACACGGATACACGGCCCTGATGTTTGCGTGTCTTTCAG GTAAAAAGGAGATTGTTTGGATGATGTTGGAGACCGGCGCTGACATCGATGTGATTAACTCTGTCGGACGAACAGCAGCGCAAATGGCAGCTTTTGTAG GTCAACACGACTGTGTAACTGTGATAAATAATTTCTTTCCACGGGAAAAATTGGATTATTACACCAAACCGCAAGGATTAAGTAAAGAACCAAAGCTGCCTGTTAAATTAGCTGGGCCTTTGCACAAGATTATTACAACGACCAATCTCCATCCTGTAAAG ATCGTTTTTCTAATAAAAGAGAATCCCCTCTTGTCAGAGCCAGAAGCTCTGAAGAGATGCAGCTCGGTCTTAGATCTGATCTGTGAGAAGTGCATGAAACAGAAGGACATGAATGAGGTTCTAGCCGTAAAAATGCATTACTTCAGCTGTATATTCATGAAATGCGCTAGTTCCCTGCTGGAGCAGGAGAGCAAACTGGATGCACTCATTAAAAG CTTATTGAAAGAGCGGGACAGTGACTGCTTCCCCGTGTTTCAAGAAAAGTTCATCCGAGAAAGCATCCGGAAGTTTCCGTACTGTGAGGCCACCCTCCTCCAGCAGCTGGTCCGGAGCATCGCGCCTGTGGAGATG GGTGCGGACCCCACTGCGCTCTCCGTGCTGACCCAGGCCATCACCGGCCAGGTGGGCTTTGTGGACGCAGAGTTTTGTACAACCTGTGGGGAGAAGGGAGCGGATAAACGCTGCTCCGTGTGCAAGCTG GTGGTTTATTGTGACCAGAACTGTCAGAAGCTGCACTGGTTTACACACAAGAAGGTCTGCAAAATcctgaaggagaagagggagagacAAGAGCTGGAAGCTGCCAAAGAGAAGAGGAGACAAGAGAAGATCGCGGCAAAAG AGGCTAAAACCGCTGAACTAAGTGGGACCAGTGAAGAGCCGCAGGAGGGTGAAACTGAATTATCCGAAGAACAGCATACGCAGGTGTCCACAGAAGGTGGTGATGTGCCCGAGGAGCCTGCGGGCTCCCCACCAACAGATGAAATATCTAGTGAGGCAGACCAGTCGCACACACCAGACGCaacagaaaaatga